From a region of the Mytilus galloprovincialis chromosome 3, xbMytGall1.hap1.1, whole genome shotgun sequence genome:
- the LOC143066517 gene encoding uncharacterized protein LOC143066517 translates to MESIALKEKFVLYKDQAWFKLQYFAGDRASDLSIVVAQEVKFLKDGSGFVFQHTFGKTLRGKKGRSNSFVIKRCDDNVVCPVKGLLDFVQFAHSCNVDLTKGYLFMVVSESARVLEKPVSYSVVYERLRYYLSTLGIYEGETPHSFRSGCTVTMALSDSASNVDEVMNHVGWFGKASAEYYGRVNTLIDSEIVASNLAASVSQAENIELQYREKADFSGLKRVF, encoded by the exons ATGGAAAGCATCGCC CTTAAGGAAAAATTTGTCCTTTACAAAGATCAAGCTTGGTTTAAGTTGCAGTATTTTGCTGGCGATAGAGCAAGTGATCTCTCTATAGTTGTTGCACAAGAGGTGAAGTTTCTTAAAGACGGTTCAGGGTTTGTTTTCCAGCATACGTTTGGTAAAACTCTCCGGGGTAAAAAGGGTAGGAGTAACTCGTTCGTCATCAAGAGATGCGATGACAATGTAGTTTGCCCGGTAAAAGGATTGTTGGATTTTGTTCAATTTGCCCACTCGTGTAATGTGGATTTGACAAAAGGCTACTTGTTTATGGTAGTTTCAGAAAGTGCTAGGGTGTTGGAGAAACCAGTTAGTTATTCTGTGGTATATGAGAGATTACGATACTATCTGTCGACTCTGGGTATATATGAAGGGGAAACGCCTCATAGTTTCCGGTCTGGTTGTACTGTTACTATGGCTTTGTCTGACTCAGCTAGCAATGTTGACGAAGTGATGAATCACGTTGGGTGGTTCGGTAAAGCAAGTGCGGAATATTATGGTCGTGTAAATACACTGATTGATTCTGAAATTGTGGCTTCGAATCTTGCGGCGTCTGTTAGCCAAGCCGAAAATATTGAACTACAATATAGAGAGAAGGCAGATTTTTCCGGGCTAAAAAGGGTTTTTTAA
- the LOC143066751 gene encoding uncharacterized protein LOC143066751: MVLPPVLKKRYSLKGMKLVPVIKRIRPGQPESLKGLARMNKELKTENLNMEEIAQHVKVLTGEDLDEICQLSGRSDDDVGEVRWILHSLIIYANEFGQPKGQDLQVSEGDSAPIQSTSDMDTQPKAGKRKPDSSTASDTLEDRIASLEKKTKVEIITELKDKVRTLCLQQNPSDSLILLTLDELAKFSKKLDHDDADVYEELTRQANRHYSKLDISSLCLSV, encoded by the exons ATGGTGTTGCCACCAGTCCTAAAGAAGCGATATAGTTTAAAGGGAATGAAACTAGTTCCAGTAATCAAACGTATAAGACCAGGACAGCCGGAATCATTAAAAGGATTAGCTAGAATGAATAAAGAACtgaaaactgaaaatttgaaCATGGAGGAGATAGCGCAACATGTAAAGGTGCTTACTGGGGAGGACTTGGATGAAATTTGCCAGTTGTCTGGGAGAAGTGATGACGATGTGGGTGAGGTCAGGTGGATCCTCCACTCACTGATtatatatgcaaatgagtttGGACAGCCGAAGGGTCAAGATCTGCAGGTTTCGGAAGGAGACTCT gCTCCAATACAAAGTACTTCTGATATGGACACTCAACCAAAGGCTGGGAAAAGAAAACCTGACTCGTCTACTGCTAGTGATACCTTAGAAGATAGGATAGCTTCCTTGGAAAAAAAGACCAAAGTTGAAATAATAACAGAGCTGAAGGACAAGGTGAGGACATTGTGCTTGCAACAGAATCCAAGCGATTCTCTAATTCTCTTAACGTTAGATGAACTtgcaaaattttccaaaaaattagATCACGATGATGCGGACGTTTATGAAGAGCTGACTAGGCAGGCAAACAGGCACTACTCCAAACTGGATATTTCTAGTTTGTGCCTATCAGTTTAG